TATTTACAGACAGCAGGGACACAATCAACATGGTAACAGTGACGAGAGAAATAATCACGTTGCCTTTGAATGTTCCAGATAAACTTTTTTATCACCTACTGCAGTCAAGTTTGTGTTATCGATGATCCCTGCCATGGAGAGATGTAAATAAGTTAATTTTTTCGgctcagaaaaaagaaaagaaaagatggaaATAAGATGCAGAAATATTATTTCATGGGCACCATCATGATATCCCCCACCTAGGAATTTGTATTGAAATAGCTTTCTTGTTCAACTGAGAAAAAGACCAGACTAAATTCACAAACAAAAGCTGTTCCCAACAATGCGTATCCTATAAGAGGTCTCCAGTTCAATATCTTGAGCTTGCAGCAGCATTTGTATGCTGTCATGTAAATCCAACTGAAAAACTGTAATGGATAAAACGTAGTATAAACCCGGAAGGTTGAAGCTGTATTGACTTGAACTGAATCTTCGATGCAGTATTGCAATCTGTCCATCTCTGTCAACAGACCtgtgtttttcttcaccaaacaTCTTTATGTAAATTATTTCGCATAAAACAACAGGATACACTGTAAGTAGGCTATGATCACAAGGGTAATCTTGTCTTTCCAGCACATCGTTTACAGAGACATTCATGGACCAAATTCAACCAGATGGGATCTTTCATCCACATTGTTCATTGTATATACCAAAACGAAGTAAAATAATTGAATCTGATACTAATACAAACCTAACTAAAATTATCACCAGGTGGCCAACCAATGCTGTCTTAAGACGAAATACACAAATCTAAAAGGAAGTCATTAATGAAACCAAACAAATACTAGCAAATTGAATTGCTTGCTTCTGTGGAAGTTCTTACATCACATGAGAAATAATTAATCAGAACTCAATGAAAAAAACACAAGGCACAAGAACCAGAACTTTTAGTTCTTTCTCAGACTCTCAGGCCAAgaactttttttgtttctttatcttCATTTATTTTATCTGTTTTCATACTTTCCAAAATCccattcacttctttaccaccTCTTATATTTGCCTTTATCAACGCATGATACATTCGTCTGCTCACTGGGATGACAGTCCTCAGTGAAGCCACACAAGCTTCTACATCTTCAGCACTACCTTCATCACCAAGCCAACCTAAAATGGCAGTAATTACCTTTGTACTGGGCTTCCATTCTTTGCTCTCCACATTCCGAGAGACTGCAGCTTTCATACAATCCACAACTTTTGTCATCTCTCCTTCATCCAAGTATCCTTCTGCCAACCTTGCCCAACTGTTTGGTGTGATAGCCTTTCCTTTCTCCATCAACTCTTTAAGTATAACTTCTGCTTTCTTATACAGGCCCTTTTTAGAATACCCAACAAATACAATGTTTGGTACTCGAAAATCATAACAGTTGCCAGATGATTCCCACTCCTTCAACAATTCCTCAGCTTCTTCCACGTCTCCCAGCTTTACCAGGGAGTCCAGCATGGTGATGTAGTCGCTGTTTATATGCCTCCTACAAGCACTTTTCTGTAGATCCCATAATCTCAAGACTTCGGCCTTATTCCCTATGCTCGCATACAATGACATTAGGTGGTTAAATTCATTTCCACCATTCTTTTCCAACCTCTCTTCTGCTTTTTTCAGGGCATCAATTGCCTTATCAGTGAGGCCTGCTTTTATGTAGAAATTGGCAACAACAGCATATGTGTTCCAGTCCACAGCAATGTGCGGTTGGTTCTCCATCTCTTTCAGTAATGCTTCCATCGCCATGATATTAGATTGGGTGACGTATGCATTGATGCAAATCCTATAGCTCAAGTTGTCCGgagaaattttgtttttcttcatttcattaAGTATTTCAGGCACCTTCTCATGTTGCCCAAGGTTAGCATAAAGGCACATGATGTCATTGTAAGTAAGAGGTGATGAAGCAAAACCCATCTCCCTCATTTTCTGCACATGCGAGAGGGCCTTGTCTATTTGTTTCTGTTGCACATAGCAATGCAGAAGAGCCCCATATGTCTTATCAGTTTTCTCTTCATCCCTTAAGTTATAAAAATAGTTTTCTGCAGAAAGATACCCATGGACCCTGCCAATCAAATTTAACTGAACAGCATGTTCAGTTGGTGAAAATGCACAAATGCCGTTTTTATTCATCCATTCAGAGACCTACAACAAATAGAATATCACAAAGTAAGAGATAAGTATACATAGTCAAGGCCATTCTTTTAAGGAAAAAACTGTTCATGGTGCAGTCAAGCATTTCATCGTTATCAAAGCCTTAGTAACAAATGTTTTGAGGGTAGCTCTACGAATACATACCTGCTGATATGTTGAGAGTATAGCACAATCACTGAGTGTGCCCCAGGGGTTCATGGAGGAACGTATTAGCTAAAGCACTATGGTTCATTAACCCACACATAATAGTTCTACTATGCCAAATCAATTTCACAGCGAAGGCTTTGTCacacatttttcttcttttttattaactTTTTTGCTAGATTGAAGAATACGATGCAATAAACCCTCATACTAATCCATTGCTTCAAAATGATAAAGCTAATCACAAACTAATGCATAGGAAGCAACAAaatccttttcatcatcttcgTCAATCAAACAATCATGACGAAAACCAAACTAAGTCACATAAGAAAAAATGATTAACACCACCAGAAAATATTGAAAACCAACTGTTCTATTCATCATATGATTGCACATAAATCATTGTAATTCTTTATATGGAGCTAGGAAGTCACGAATTTACTTTTTCCCTCAAAACCGTGAATGATTAACAGCATTAATGAAACTAAAGACGctagtttcttttcttttcttctcccccATTTTCTCGTCGAACCAAACAAGCCCAAAAATAAACTAGAAGAAATCGAAAAACCTGAAGAGCCTGAGTGAAGCGCTTCCGCTTTCGCAGATCACGGATGATTCGTTGAAGCTCGGCGACTCGAACTTCTTTGCCATCACTGACCCAACTGTCGAGCTCTGGCCCCAAGCTTGTGGCGGGATTCCCTAAAGGACTGATTTTGGAATACAACGCCTCCTTATTTATGTAACTGGTGCTATAGCATCTACCAAACTGGATTAGCGTTTTTGAGAACAGCTTCGAATTCATGGCGAGATGCTTTGGCAGAGAAATGAAATGGTGAGAAATCGGCTTCAGAATTCGGTCTCGCTGGGGTTTAACCTTCGAGGCTGGTAAATTGTAAGGGTTTAATTGCTGGGCCTGGCCCAATTTAAGCAATATGGATATTTGGATAACATGAATGGCTACAAGCTTGTAAGTGTTTACCAGTTGCGCTTGCCCCTGGATTTTGGTTGAATTCAATAAATGGGTTCCAAGCCCATTATTAACCAGTTTAGTTATTTTTGTCAAGTGTCTTGgtatagggatggcaacgggtcgggtacccttccaattagtgaataccaaaaccgtttccatttaagttactcaataccaaaaccgtttaaaaaaccatttaaatttccaaaaccggaaccgttccataaccgtttaccatcgggtacccgtttaccgtctaatttttaatatttttatttttctataaatgtataactcaattttttttaaaaataatatgacttatcatgttgttataatttgaatgtaatatctatataattattttattttattttatttaatatgtttgaatgtaatatatctttatataaatgatttataatgttattactataatatacttttttaattaaacggttcgggtaccctaaacccgacataaaaaaccaaacccgaccctaaatcataacgggtttgaaaatcaaaaccaaaaccgtttccaaaccctataggatcggttttcggattttaaatgGATCGGGTACCCTATGGATAGTGCTAcggtcggttttttttgccatccctacctTAGTAGTTAAAAAGGCTCCATCAATATTAGGATATTGTGATTTAAACAATTGAATCGCTAGTTTTTTATGGGTACCTATGAAACGTACTGGGAAACTTATGCAACAGGCTATTATCGATATCAATAAGTTCACTTAGAAGAGCTCCCGTGTCAATCACGTTCATCCCTCTCATTTGACCATTTGTAGCATTCATAGCTACAGCCAAACTTGGTTATTTCTTAATACTAATTGTTATATTTTACAAATCACATTAATTATGTGACCTGATGTATCTCGACCTTTAACCAATAGAGTACTGTAAATATTAGACATCTTGTCCGGGGAAAAAGCTACACGACCAATGACTTCATAAATCATATAACATATGTTGCAAAACTaactattttcttttaaaaaattatgaacttTCCAAAAATTTAATTTCCCTTCTGCATACTCTAGATGATGCTTAGCATGGGGAAAATAGATGATGGATTCAATATTTTTCAATGCATACCAAAACCAAGTAAAATAACTGAACCTCCAACAAGGCAATCAAAGTGACATACCTAGGTAATATTATCATCAGGTGGCTACCTAAAACTATCTTAGAAGAAATGCACAAATCTAAAAGgaagtcaatttttttttttaggagaaATGAAACTTTCATTAAGCAAATAAACCATTACAGTCCACTATATGAAGTGGAATAGTAGAAGGCGGTAAACCGTGTACAAAAACACATTTGGAAGGGGAAGAACGCCCCAAATGAACAAGAGCATCAGCAACCCTGTTACCATCCCGGGTTGTATGTGTCACAACACAAGATATGGGATCAATAATAAGTTGGATTTCCTCTAACAGGTGACCATAAACTTGGAGGGAGGTATGTGACTTCTTGATACTAATTACCATCTCCAAGGCATCCCCTTCCAAAATAATGTTGTTGTAACCCAAATCCCTGGACAATTGAGCTCTAAACAAAAAGGTCACCCCTTCGATGGTAGTAGGGCCTCCTGTTGAAAACACACGTATAAAATCATATCCAAACACAGTACCTAAATGGTCATGAATAACAGCCCGACACCCCCATAAGGGTCACCCAAATACCAACTGTACTTTGACCTTGCCCGGTGGGGGAGGTTGCCACTTAGCCACGATAGTGGTTCTTCGGGGGAGTTGTATGTGAGGGTTCTGCACTTGTTGCCAATCATGGGATAACCTTTGACTAGCTAGAACAACTTTGTACTGTTCTACTGTTGTTGAGGGGATGGGACGGGACGCACCATTTATAAAGGCTATTCAAATGATGTGAATAATCGCTGGATGGGAATTTTTGTTGTCATCCGTCGATTTTACTTTTTTGATGACGCGGGAGAAGGTTATGAGGCTGGTATCAAAGATATTGTTGCAGTGATAGTGTGCGACCACCATTGAGGAGATGACACGTTAAGAGTTTGATTGTAAAACCTAACAAACTTCAAAGTCGGACCCTTCGCTGGGGTTTAACCTTCTAAGCTTGTAAGTTGTAAAGGTTTAATTGTTGGGCCTGGGATTGGACCAATTTAGTGAATGTCGATAATTTTGATAACATGAATAGGCTACAAGCTTGTAACTTGTAAGTGTTTAGTAGATGGGCCTGAATTTTGGCTAAATTCAATAAAATGGATACTTGGTAGGAGGAATGGGTTCCAAGACCCAAGCACATTATTAACTAGTTTAGCTGTATTTTGAAGTGTCTTTTAGTAGTTAAAAAGGCTCTAGCAATATTAGGATATTGTGATTTAAACAATTGCATCGCTAGTTTCTTGTGGGTACCTATGCAACGTACTTGGAAACTTATGCAACAGGTTATTATCGATATCAATAAGTTCACTTAGAGGAGCTCCCGTGTCAATCACGTCCATCCCTCTCATTAGACCATTTGTAGCATTCAATACTAATTGTTGTACTTTACAATTCACATTAATTATGTGACCTAATGTATCTTGACCTTTAATCAATAGAGTAATGTAAATATTAGACATCTTGTCCGAGGAAAAAGCTACACAACCAATGATTTCATAAATCATATAACATATCTTGCAAAACTaactatttttctttcaaaaaatgatgaactttcaaaaaatttgatttcCCTTTTGCATACTCTAGATCATGCTTAGCATGGGGAAAATAGATGATGGATTCAATATTATTCAATGCATACCAAAACCAAGTAAAATAACTGAACCTCCAACAAGGCAATCAAAGTAACATACCTAGGTAATATTATCACCAGGTGGCTATCTAATGCTATCTTAGAAGAAATGCACAAATCTAAATGGaagtcattattttttttttgaggagaaATGAAACttttattaaacaaataaaCCATTACAGTCCACTGTATGAAGTGGAATAGTAGAAGGCGGCACACTGTGTACAAGAACACATTTAGAAGGGGAAGAACGCCCCAAATGAGCAAGGGCATCAGCAACCCTGTTACCATCCGGGTTGTATGTGTCACAACACAAGATATGGGATCAATAATAAGATGGATTTTCCTCTAACAGGTAACCATAAACTTGGAGGGAGGTATGTGACTTCTTCATATTAATTACCATCTCCAAGGCATCCCCTTCCAAAACAATGTTGTTATATAACCCAAATCCCTGGACAATTGAGCTCTAAACAAAAAGGTCACCCCTTCGATGGCAATCGGGTCTCCTACTGAAAACACACGCATAAAATCATATCCAAACACAGTCCCTAAATGGTCACGAATAACAGCCCGACACCCCCGTAAGGGTCACCCAAATACCAACTGCCATCAACATTTACTTTGACCTTGCCCGGTGGGGAGGTTGCCACTTAGCCACGATAGTGGTTCTTCAAAGGAGTTGTATGTGAGGGTTCTGCACTTGTTGGCAATCATGGGATAAGTTTTGACTAGCTAGAAGAACTTTTTACTATTATACAGTTGTTGAGGGGATGGGGCGGGACGCACCATTTATAAAGGCTATTCAAATGATGTGAATAACCGTTGGATGGGAATTTTTGCTGTCATGAGGCGATTTTACTTTTTGATGTCGTGGGAGACGATTATGAGGCTAGTATCAGAGATACTGTTGTAGTGGTAGTGTGCGACCACCACTGAGGAGATGACACGTTGAGAGTTTGATTATAAAACCTAACAAAATTCAAAGTCGGACCCTTCGCTGGGGTTTAACCTTCGAGGCTTATAAGTTGTAAGGGTTTAATTGTTGGGCCTGGGATTGGCCCAATTTAGTTAATGTGGATATTTGGATAACATGAATGGGCGACAAGCTTGTAACTTGTAAGTGTTTAGTAGTTGGGCTTGGATTTTGACTGAATTCAATAAAATGGATACTTGGTAGGATGGATGGGTTCCAAGGCCCAAGCCCATTATTAACTAGTTTAGCTATTTTTTCAAGTGCCTTTAGTAGTTAAAAAGGCTCCAGCAATATTAGGATATTGTGATTTAAACAATTGCATCGCTAGTTTCTTGTGGGTACCTATGCAACGTATTGGGAAACTTATGCAACAGTTTATTATCGACATCAATAAGTTCACATAGAGGAGCTCCCATGTCAATCACGTTCATCCCTCTCATTAGACCATTTGTAGCATTCATAGCTACAGCCGAACTTGGTTATTTCTTAATACTAATTGTTGTACTTTACAAATCACATTAATTATGTGACCTGATGTATCTCGACCTTTAACCAATAGAGTATTGTAAATATTAGACATCTTATCCTGGGAAAAAGCTACACGACCAATGATTTCATAAATCATATAACATATGTTGCAAAACTAcctatttttctttcaaaaaattattaacTTTCGAAAAATTTGATTTCCCTTCTGCATACACTAGATCATGCTTAGCATGGGGAAAATAGATGATGGATTCAATATTATTAAATGCATACCAAAACCAAGTAAAATAACTGAACCTCCAACAAGGCAATCAAAGTAACATACCTAGGTAATATTATCACCAAGTGGCTACCTAATGCTATCTTAGAAGAAATGCACAAATCTAAAAGGaagtcataattttattttttttgaggagAAATGAAACTTTCATGAAGCAAATAAACCATTACAGTCCACTGTATGAAGTGGAATAGTAGAAGGCGATAAACCGTGTACAAGAACACATTTGGAAGGGGATGAGCGCCCCACATGAGTAAGGGCATCGGTAACCCTTTTACCATCCCGGGTTGTATGTGTCACAACACAAGATATGGGATCAATAATAAGATGGATTTCCTCTAACAGGTGACCATAAACTTGGAGGGAGGTATGTGGCTTCTTGATACTAATTACCATCTCCAAGGCATCCCCTTCCAAAATGTTGTTGTTGTAACCCAAATCCCTGGACAATTGAGCTCTAAACAAAAAGGCCACCCTTCGATGGTAGTCGGGCCTCCTGCTGAAAACACACGCATAAAATCATATCCAAACATAGTCCCTAAATGGTCACGAATAACAACCCGACACCCCGGTAAGGGTCACCCAAATACCAACTGCCATCCACATTTACTTTGACCTTGCCCGGTGGGGGAGGTTGTCACTTAGCCACGATAGTGGTTCTTCGGGGGAGTTGTATGTGAGGGTTCTGCACTTGTTGGCAATCATGGGATAACCTTTGACTAGCTAGAAGAACTTTTTACTATCCTAGTGTTGTTGAGGGGATGGAGGGGGACGCACCATTTATAAAGGCTATTCAAATGATGTGAATAACCGTTGGATGGGAATTTTTGCTATCATCCGTCGATTTTACTTTTTGATGTCGTGGGAGACGATTATGAGGCTAGTATCAGAGATACTGTTGCAGTGGTAGTGTGAGACCACCACTAAGGAGATGACACGTTGAGAGTTTGATTGTAAAACCTAACAAACTTCAAAGTCGGACCCTTCGTTGCGGTTTAATCTTCGAGGCTGGTAAGTTGTAAGGGTTTAATTGTTGGGCCTGGGACTGGCCCAATTTAGTGAATGTGGATATTTGGATAACATGAATGGGCGACAAgctgatgagaatcccacatcggaagatggtggatttggagtctaacttataagggaggacaaacctcttattgtcaacctgggttttcaatagagagttaggctcAAACttatgatgctagacttgggcccccatcccgtgtgacgggtattcatcaCAAGCTTGTAACTTGTAAGTGTTTTTTTCAAGTGCCTTTAGTAGCTAAAAAGACTCCAGCAATATTAGGATATTGTGATTTAAACAATTGCATCGCTAGGTTCTTGTGGGTACCTATGCAATGTATTGGGAAACTTATGCAACAGGTTATTATCGACATCAAGAAGTTCACATAGAGGAGCTCCCATGTCAATCACGTCCATCCCTCTCATTAGACCATTTGGGAAACTTATGCAACAGGTTATTATCGACATCAAGAAGTTCACATAGAGGAGCTCCAAGTGCCTTTAGTAGCTAAAAAGGCTCCAGCAATATTAGGATCCAGCAATATTAGGATATTGTGATTTAAACAATTGCATCGCTAGGTTCTTGTGGGTACCTATGCAATGTATTGGGAAACTTATGCAACAGGTTATTATCGACATCAAGAAGTTCACATAGAGGAGCTCTCATGTCAATCACGTCCATCCCTCTCATTAGACCATTTGGGAAACTTATGCAACAGGTTATTATCGACATCAAGAAGTTCACATAGAGGAGCTCCAAGTGCCTTTAGTAGCTAAAAAGGCTCCAGCAATATTAGGATCCAGCAATATTAGGATATTGTGATTTAAACAATTGCATCGCTAGGTTCTTGTGGGTACCTATGCAATGTATTGGGAAACTTATGCAACAGGTTATTATCGACATCAAGAAGTTCACATAGAGGAGCTCCCATGTCAATCACGTCCATCCCTCTCATTAGACCATTTGGGAAACTTATGCAACAGGTTATTATTGACATCAAGAAGTTCACATAGAGGAGCTCCCATGTCAATCACGTCCATCCCTCTCATTAGACCATTTGTAGCATTCATAGCTACAGCCGAACTTGGTTATTTCTTAATATTAATTGCTGTACTTTACAAATCACATTAATTATGTGACCTGATGTATCTCGACCTTTAACCAATAGAGTATTGTAAATATTTGACATCTTGTCTAGGGAAAAAGCTACACGACCAATGATTTCATAAATCATATAACATATGTTGCAAAACTAACTATTTTTCTTCGAAAAAATTATTAACTTTCCAAAAATTTGATTTCCCTTCTGCATACTCTAGATCATGCTTAGCATGGGGAAAATAGCTGATGGATTCAATATCATTTAATGCATACCAAAACCAAGTAAAATAACTGAACCTCCAACAAGGCAATCAAAGTAACATACCTAGGTAATATTATCAAAAGATGGCAACCTAATGCTATCTTAgaagaaatgcacaaaactaaaAGGAAGTCATTATTAAAACCAAACAAATACCAGCAAATTGAATTGCTTGATTCAGTCAAAGTTCTTACATCACATGAGCAATACTTAAATCAGAACACAATCAAAAAACACAAGGCATATGAACCAACCCTTAGTTCAGTCTCAGGccaagaattttttttgtttctttatcttCATCTATTTTATCCGTTTTCATACTTTCCAAAATCccattcacttctttaccaccTCTTATATTTGCCTGTATCAACGCATGATACATTCGTCTGCTCACTGGGATGACTGCCCTCAGTGAAGCCACAAAAGCTTCTACATCTTCAGCACTACCTTCATCACCAAGCCAACCTAAAATGGCAGTAATTACCTTTGGATTGGGCTTCCAGTCTTTGTTCTTCACATCCCGAGAGACAGCGGCTTTCATACAATCCACAGCTTTTGTCATCTCTCCTTTATCCAAGTATCCCTCTGCCAACCTTGCCCAACTGTTTGGTGTGGTAGCCCTTCCTTTCTCCATCAAGTCTGTAAGTATAGCTTCTGCTTTCTTATACAGGCCCTTTTTACAATACCCAACAAATACAATGTTTGGTACTCGAAAATCATAACAGTTGCCAGATGATTCCCACTCCTTCAGCAATTTCTCAGATTCTTTAAGCTCTCCCAGCTTTACCAGGGAGTCCAGCACGGTGATGTAGTCCCTGTTTATATGCCTCTTAAAAGCACATTTCTGCAGATCCCATAATCTCAA
This genomic window from Tripterygium wilfordii isolate XIE 37 chromosome 9, ASM1340144v1, whole genome shotgun sequence contains:
- the LOC120005647 gene encoding pentatricopeptide repeat-containing protein At4g21705, mitochondrial-like; the protein is MNSKLFSKTLIQFGRCYSTSYINKEALYSKISPLGNPATSLGPELDSWVSDGKEVRVAELQRIIRDLRKRKRFTQALQVSEWMNKNGICAFSPTEHAVQLNLIGRVHGYLSAENYFYNLRDEEKTDKTYGALLHCYVQQKQIDKALSHVQKMREMGFASSPLTYNDIMCLYANLGQHEKVPEILNEMKKNKISPDNLSYRICINAYVTQSNIMAMEALLKEMENQPHIAVDWNTYAVVANFYIKAGLTDKAIDALKKAEERLEKNGGNEFNHLMSLYASIGNKAEVLRLWDLQKSACRRHINSDYITMLDSLVKLGDVEEAEELLKEWESSGNCYDFRVPNIVFVGYSKKGLYKKAEVILKELMEKGKAITPNSWARLAEGYLDEGEMTKVVDCMKAAVSRNVESKEWKPSTKVITAILGWLGDEGSAEDVEACVASLRTVIPVSRRMYHALIKANIRGGKEVNGILESMKTDKINEDKETKKVLGLRV